Proteins co-encoded in one Schistocerca piceifrons isolate TAMUIC-IGC-003096 unplaced genomic scaffold, iqSchPice1.1 HiC_scaffold_1738, whole genome shotgun sequence genomic window:
- the LOC124737621 gene encoding uncharacterized protein LOC124737621, translating into MKSKEVLVPCCNRINIKGRNPWVLHLDDLSHAADLYYPNLEDRNFETNIEAFQTKVQESEGNQHTKWPGLVPKFVEIHNLTPHSSTGYPPVEILKGFSETPNEWLMPLPRLTVKAETREEKMKKIWNRLTSCAAKRKRKYDRGVTNEQKYNVGDLVLIRNHAKSSATLKQN; encoded by the exons atgaaatcgaaggaggtacttgtgccgtgttgcaatcgaatcaatatcaagggtaggaacccttgggtactacaccttgatgatttgtcacatgcagcagacctctattacccgaatttagaggatcgaaattttgaaacaaatattgaggcatttcaaaccaaagtgcaggaatctgaag ggaaccAACATACCAAATGGCCAGGGctagtaccgaaatttgtagaaatacacaatttaacaccccattcaagtacaggctatccaccggtagagatattgaagggatttagtgagacaccgaatgaatggctcaTGCCTTTGCCGAGACTAAcagtcaaggcagaaacaagggaggaaaagatgaaaaagatatggaacagactaaccagctgtgcggcaaagaggaaaaggaagtacgaccgaggtgtaactaacgaacagaaatataatgtaggggatctagtacttattcgtaaccacgctaaatcctcagccaccttaaaacagaata